One window of Bacteroidales bacterium genomic DNA carries:
- the trxA gene encoding thioredoxin, producing the protein METFNDIIKGHKPVLVDFSAEWCGPCKMMAPILRDLAQKIGDKARIIKIDVDRNPAVAQKYQIVSVPTLIIFQNGQIKYRQSGVIQAQQLAALIEKYSVN; encoded by the coding sequence ATGGAAACTTTTAACGACATTATCAAAGGTCACAAGCCGGTACTTGTGGATTTCTCGGCAGAATGGTGTGGACCCTGTAAGATGATGGCGCCAATTCTCAGGGATTTGGCACAAAAGATCGGAGATAAAGCCCGGATCATTAAAATTGATGTTGATCGTAACCCTGCTGTTGCTCAAAAATATCAGATCGTGAGCGTTCCAACCTTGATCATTTTTCAAAATGGTCAGATTAAATACAGGCAATCCGGTGTTATACAGGCACAACAGCTCGCTGCACTGATCGAAAAGTATTCGGTCAACTAA
- a CDS encoding T9SS type A sorting domain-containing protein: protein MKKFFLNRRISIRILVPFFLYFVPILLSAQDWIMVKAFQPSQTLHCIRFANQDVGYTVSTLYNGSTYNIHKTTDGGATWMDQSSGFTATRFKDIHIFSEDTVMMCGNYGLVISTFDGGETWLADTVAPNGDHLFGISFVGHTGYVCGNSGAIFKTTNMGETWTQINPPLISAIEEIYFLAEDFGFICGLNFIYYTEDGGGNWVEPESFPGATTNWWLREFSFVSNSTGFVCGDIGQLYKTLDGGKNWIYLDNTPTTESLQSMKALDENRIYACGFGGTVIRSSDGGVHWEQMTAGSAQHFRSMDFTPEGTGFICTQIGEVLKYSDPWLGIDDNQPEDEIVIYPNPVADYVYFSFCDESQFSSEVSLYNLSGVLVGTYRLDKALDVSFLTDGIYFLHFISSDGPNKIRLLVKK from the coding sequence ATGAAAAAATTCTTCCTGAACCGCAGAATTTCGATTAGAATTCTGGTTCCGTTTTTTTTGTATTTTGTTCCCATTCTTTTATCAGCTCAGGACTGGATAATGGTGAAAGCGTTTCAACCTTCCCAAACCCTGCATTGCATCCGTTTTGCCAATCAGGATGTGGGCTATACGGTTTCTACACTCTATAACGGGAGTACCTACAATATCCATAAAACCACAGATGGAGGTGCCACCTGGATGGATCAGAGTTCAGGTTTTACGGCCACCCGTTTTAAAGATATCCATATTTTTTCTGAAGACACTGTGATGATGTGCGGTAATTATGGTCTGGTAATCAGTACTTTCGATGGGGGAGAAACCTGGCTGGCAGATACCGTTGCTCCAAACGGAGACCATCTTTTTGGGATCAGTTTCGTTGGCCATACAGGATATGTGTGTGGTAACAGTGGTGCAATTTTTAAAACTACCAACATGGGTGAAACCTGGACACAGATCAACCCACCGCTGATCTCAGCAATTGAGGAAATATATTTCCTGGCGGAAGATTTCGGTTTTATCTGCGGGCTGAATTTTATTTATTACACCGAAGATGGCGGCGGCAACTGGGTAGAGCCTGAAAGCTTTCCCGGTGCAACAACCAATTGGTGGTTGAGAGAATTTAGTTTTGTAAGCAACTCGACAGGTTTTGTTTGTGGGGATATCGGACAGTTGTATAAAACCCTCGATGGCGGTAAAAACTGGATTTACCTTGATAATACACCCACCACAGAATCCCTGCAGTCAATGAAGGCGCTTGATGAAAATCGAATCTATGCCTGTGGATTTGGAGGAACAGTAATCCGGTCATCAGATGGCGGTGTGCATTGGGAACAGATGACGGCAGGCTCTGCGCAGCATTTCAGAAGTATGGATTTCACACCTGAAGGGACCGGCTTTATCTGTACGCAGATAGGAGAGGTACTGAAGTATTCCGATCCCTGGCTGGGAATTGATGATAACCAACCCGAAGATGAAATTGTAATTTATCCCAATCCGGTTGCTGATTATGTTTATTTCTCCTTTTGTGATGAGTCGCAATTCAGCAGTGAAGTCAGCCTATATAACTTGTCTGGTGTTTTAGTTGGAACATACAGACTGGATAAAGCATTGGATGTTTCATTTTTAACGGATGGAATCTATTTTCTCCACTTTATTAGTTCAGACGGTCCAAATAAGATCAGATTATTGGTGAAAAAATAG